Genomic DNA from Coregonus clupeaformis isolate EN_2021a chromosome 9, ASM2061545v1, whole genome shotgun sequence:
GTCTCACCTGTGTTATCCCTGTCAACTTTATGCAGAACTCTGACAGCTGTGTGTTGACTTCTGGTCTGACATATTCCTGAAAGGTGTCCTCCTACAAGTAAATCCAGTGTCATTCATGATACCAAAAGATGTGTGTATTATTTGCATCAACAACTAATGTGAAATCAAAGGTCCATACATCTATGACCTGTATGATCGTACACACAAGCCTTAAAATGCATTGATTCTAACAATGTCCCCTCCTCGCCCACTCACAATCTCTAAGGTGTGCGTGTTGAGCAGGACCATTGGGAACTCAATGATTTCATGAGTGAAGTCAGCGGGGTTGTCCTGTTCACATGTTGCCTCAAAGTCCACCACGCAGATGTAGTCATAGTAGGTATCCGTGGCTTCACCCTCTGTCACAGACTGCATCAGCGACAGCTTCTGTTTCTTGTAGTAGTTCTTCAACCGCTTCTTCATTACATCCTtcacacctctacacacacacacacacacacacacacacacacagacagacagacagacagacagacaggcacacaatTGGAATCATGGGACATATTCAGTGGAATGGATCTTCTTCAGTGGCATGTCAAGCAGCTCTGGGATTTCCTAACACAGAGATCCTGGGGTATATTCATGaagccgattctgttgcaaaacttttcttaaaacggaagcaaacggaacggggAGGGACTTACCTGATTTTGTCCAATAGAAAGTCTCGATTtagtttggactaatgattacacccctgatCTCCAATGGATTATGATTGTAGCCATCTCCTGCTGAAACACTACACTAGCTACAGGGTTGTAACGTGGTATGTGATTACATACAGCACAATTCCTTAGCTACTGAAACAAGTGTTCCTACATACCTTGTGTCAAGCTTCAACTCTGCCAGTTTGGCCCGAAGCTCATCCTTGTTCATGCGATTGATATGTCCATTTGCAAGAGCAATCTCTTTGTAAACAGGATCACTGAACTCGCCATGAGTAGGAGATGCTTGAGGGACGGGTTCACCGATGTTACTACAAACTCTGACTCTGCTGCAAGACTTTGACATATAGAAAGGAATATACAGTTAACGTTAGTCACATATCAGTAGGTAGCTTCCTAGCTAGTTTAAAATATCCCTGGCTTCCATTTCTACTCCAatccagcaagctagctagttagcagtaGCTACTAACCTTGTCATCTTCCTCGGGTTTAGAGGACAATTTCACATTGCCACCCTTGTCTTGAATATTCTCCTTATATTCCTCCATTCTTCAGAGATTGGTTGAATCAATCCTTTCTGTAAACTGGGTGGGGGAAAGGTTAGCTTGCTACTTGCTAGCTAACTGGTAGGATGTGTTGTTGGCAGACAATCCTCCTGTTCTTGACTGTTTCCGCGCTTTCTTCCCGCGTGTCAGTGCTCTA
This window encodes:
- the LOC121573864 gene encoding 3'-5' exoribonuclease 1-like isoform X1, coding for MEEYKENIQDKGGNVKLSSKPEEDDKSCSRVRVCSNIGEPVPQASPTHGEFSDPVYKEIALANGHINRMNKDELRAKLAELKLDTRGVKDVMKKRLKNYYKKQKLSLMQSVTEGEATDTYYDYICVVDFEATCEQDNPADFTHEIIEFPMVLLNTHTLEIEDTFQEYVRPEVNTQLSEFCIKLTGITQKMVDEADTFPDVLKRVVLWLREKELGTKYKYTILTDGSWDMSKFMNTQCRLNRLRYPQFAKKWINIKKLYGNFYKVPRTQTKLSSMLEKLGLQYEGRPHSGLDDSRNIARVALRMLQDGCQLRVNERMHEGHLRTVPSSAPLEGAPPPHTPRSRD
- the LOC121573864 gene encoding 3'-5' exoribonuclease 1-like isoform X2, producing MEEYKENIQDKGGNVKLSSKPEEDDKSCSRVRVCSNIGEPVPQASPTHGEFSDPVYKEIALANGHINRMNKDELRAKLAELKLDTRGVKDVMKKRLKNYYKKQKLSLMQSVTEGEATDTYYDYICVVDFEATCEQDNPADFTHEIIEFPMVLLNTHTLEIEDTFQEYVRPEVNTQLSEFCIKLTGITQKMVDEADTFPDVLKRVVLWLREKELGTKYKYTILTDGSWDMSKFMNTQCRLNRLRYPQFAKKWINIKKLYGNFYKVPRTQTKLSSIRIFPFPQVPRTQTKLSSIRIFPFPQVPRTQTKLSSINLPFSTGPSYPDQTEQH
- the LOC121573864 gene encoding 3'-5' exoribonuclease 1-like isoform X3 produces the protein MEEYKENIQDKGGNVKLSSKPEEDDKSCSRVRVCSNIGEPVPQASPTHGEFSDPVYKEIALANGHINRMNKDELRAKLAELKLDTRGVKDVMKKRLKNYYKKQKLSLMQSVTEGEATDTYYDYICVVDFEATCEQDNPADFTHEIIEFPMVLLNTHTLEIEDTFQEYVRPEVNTQLSEFCIKLTGITQKMVDEADTFPDVLKRVVLWLREKELGTKYKYTILTDGSWDMSKFMNTQCRLNRLRYPQFAKKWINIKKLYGNFYKVPRTQTKLSSINLPFSTGPSYPDQAEQH